The DNA segment GATCAGAGCGGCGCCATGAACAGGATCGGCGACGCAGTCCGGATGTCGGAGATCACGGCGGATACGGCCTGGGCGATCAATTCGAGGTTGCCAACTTCCTGGATGCGTGCGGAAAGCCGTTCGATTTCGGCCGGCGACATGAACAATTCCAGGATGCGTGTCTCGTAGGCCAGACTGATCAGCGCCACATCCTCGGAACTGGGAATGTCGTCGCTCATCAGCACGGAAAGAATTCGCAGCTTCGCTTCCTGCTGGATGACGCTGCTGAGCGGCGGATAGCGGCGACTCTTCAGCACCCACAGGAAGGATTCATCCTTCTTGGCCAGAATGCCCTTGTCGACGAGGCTCTGGAGGGCGGCGGCGTGAACCTCCCGCGCCACTTCCATCACATCATAGACAGCCGTCTGGATAGGCATCTTCTCGCCCTTGCCGGCGAGGTATTTGAGCGCCATGTCGAGATGCGCCTCGCCGGTCGGCTCCTTGTTGACAATAAAGAGTTCGCTGACGTCGTTGTCGATGCGGCTGCGAAACGCAAGGTCGATAAGGCTGGCGCCCGCGACGGCGGCGCGCACCGCCAGCTCCTCGCTCCAGCGCAGCAGCTTCCCCTCATCGTTCACAGTCAGAAGGATGATCTCTTCGCATACAGTAATGGACATGGACCGCCCCTGAATCAGAAATGCTTCAGGCAGATCGAATGCCGAAAGCGCATGCTGGACTCCCCGCCCGGCGGCTTGTTTCACCGCCAGCCAGACACCGGAAGACGTTAGCCGCTTTTGCCCGTAAAGAGAACCGGGCTTTTGGCCACGAGCGGTCGACCGGCGCAGGTCTGCCGTCCCGGCGACAGGCGACATAAATTCGTTGTTATAAAAAGTCTTGGGGCACTACCCTTACCTGTTGCCTGAAGCATGCATGTTGTCATTGGGAAAACCGGCGATGTCCGGGGACCGGAGGGGCGGGCCCGTTGGAACCGGAAGCAGGGGGGAAACCAGCATGAGCGTCCACGCATCCCAGTCGCCGGCATTGCGGGCGCGCCTCCGGCGGAGCCTGATCCAGCTAGGCAGTCTGCTTGCGATCGCTCTTGTCGTGGTGGGCGTCTTCGCCATGTTCTCGGTGTGGTCGCTCAACCGTGCTCATCTCGCCAATGAGGCCGT comes from the Emcibacter sp. SYSU 3D8 genome and includes:
- a CDS encoding GPP34 family phosphoprotein, producing the protein MSPVAGTADLRRSTARGQKPGSLYGQKRLTSSGVWLAVKQAAGRGVQHALSAFDLPEAFLIQGRSMSITVCEEIILLTVNDEGKLLRWSEELAVRAAVAGASLIDLAFRSRIDNDVSELFIVNKEPTGEAHLDMALKYLAGKGEKMPIQTAVYDVMEVAREVHAAALQSLVDKGILAKKDESFLWVLKSRRYPPLSSVIQQEAKLRILSVLMSDDIPSSEDVALISLAYETRILELFMSPAEIERLSARIQEVGNLELIAQAVSAVISDIRTASPILFMAPL